Proteins encoded together in one Pongo abelii isolate AG06213 chromosome 8, NHGRI_mPonAbe1-v2.0_pri, whole genome shotgun sequence window:
- the LOC100461776 gene encoding elongation factor 1-alpha 1-like — translation MTCKFMKHSIFFSSSQKSVEMHRHEALSEALPGDNADLNIKNVSVKDICCGNVAGDGKNDPPMDAASFTAQVIILSHPGQISAGYAPILDCHTAHVACKFAELKEKIDRCSGKKLEDGPKCLKSGDAAIFDTVPDEPMCVERFSDCPPLGHFAVCDMRQTVAMGVIKAMNKKAAGADKVTKSAQKAQRAK, via the coding sequence ATGACATGCAAATTTATGAAGcattctatatttttttcctccagtcaAAAGTCTGTTGAAATGCACAGACATGAAGCTTTGAGTGAAGCTCTTCCTGGGGACAATGCGGACCTCAATATCAAGAATGTGTCTGTCAAAGATATTTGTTGTGGCAATGTTGCTGGTGATGGCAAAAATGATCCACCAATGGATGCAGCCAGTTTCACTGCTCAGGTGATTATTCTGAGCCACCCAGGCCAAATCAGTGCAGGCTATGCCCCTATACTGGATTGTCACACAGCTCACGTTGCATGCAAGTTTGCTGAGCTGAAGGAAAAGATTGATCGTTGTTCTGGTAAGAAGCTGGAAGATGGCCCTAAATGCTTGAAGTCTGGTGATGCTGCCATTTTTGATACGGTTCCTGATGAGCCCATGTGTGTTGAGAGATTTTCAGATTGTCCTCCTCTGGGTCATTTTGCTGTTTGTGATATGAGACAGACAGTTGCTATGGGTGTCATCAAAGCAATGAACAAGAAGGCTGCTGGAGCTGACAAGGTCACCAAGTCTGCCCAAAAAGCTCAGAGGGCCAAATGA